One Falco peregrinus isolate bFalPer1 chromosome 6, bFalPer1.pri, whole genome shotgun sequence DNA segment encodes these proteins:
- the MCM10 gene encoding protein MCM10 homolog produces MDADDELDLLASLLEESETNEEGNPPEEEDAPEGDGGEPDEYNELFDAEDDASYTEEVDAEDSMIDEQKENLATLFGDVDDLLEEEAAEETVPTSAPSQGKEKSNQELQAEMRKLQEQMKKLQEQLQKTAIERQSSSGHEKKSLGKSLCPPLKERHVQKLQESPCFSAQLGSPLPPAKRGTQKSKASSAVPAKENKTPPPRQVLSLAFQPLKSAAGNTPSKVTREKTPHVPTCSNAAAQPVSVETFSGLRLRNPRVSSAEMDRKMVNRKLIRLSQLKSKLAAENLEEIDWVTFGVIVKKVTPQSANNGRTFSIWHLNDLRDLSQCVSLFLFGDVHKEHWKTDKGTVIGLLNANPMKPKEGSSELCLSVDHPQKILLMGEALDMGTCKARKKNGDPCAQIVNLNDCEYCQYHIQSQYKKLSSKRADLQSTFSGGRIPKKVGRKNPSLKEKLCQDGFYYGGVSSAAYAASIAAAVVPKRKIQTTLANLVVRGVDAIVQETRQKIGAANRPMQCSEEFKELLAQPTFGARNLCKHWTRAGAEKKQGASFQSISASALLKQQKQKLLEARKKRSEEIQRRFLQNTNKASSPAVLSSSGESSLCSPIPGAEFPKAGKMSTPQRPRLGTGFSEGEDILFFDRSPPPTPKLDSLAEAKKLAAVQRLRAKGQILAKTDPNSVKRKRADVDDVLEIVERVEKNVAQPQDMDELEPAQKKLREQLAYLESEEFKKILNAKSKHTDVLKEAEAELQEQYFQPLVKKEELEEKMRNIKAVKCRVVTCKVCNYTYFKPLETCVQDNHDYHWHDAIKRFFKCPCGNRAISLDKLPKKPCFSCGLFKWERDGMLKEKKGPKIGGETLLPRGEEQPKFLNSLK; encoded by the exons ATGGACG CTGATGATGAGTTGGATCTGTTGGCCTCCCTCCTGGAAGAAAGTGAGACAAATGAGGAGGGGAATCCTCCTGAGGAGGAAGATGCTCCAGAGGGTGATGGGGGAGAACCAGATGAATACAATGAGCTCTTTGATGCAGAAGATGATGCGTCCTACACGGAGGAGGTTGATGCTGAGGATAGCATGATTGATGAGCAGAAGGAGAATCTGGCTACACTGTTTGGTGATGTAGATGACCTGCtggaagaggaggcagcagaggaaacTGTCCCTACCTCAGCTCCCAgtcagggaaaagagaaaagcaaccAAGAACTGCAAG CTGAGATGAGAAAATTGCAAGAACAGATGAAGAAGTTACAGGAGCAGTTGCAGAAGACTGCTATTGAGCGGCAATCCAGTTCAGGCCATGAGAAGAAAAGCCTTG GTAAATCTCTCTGTCCACCTTTAAAGGAAAGGCATGTTCAGAAGCTGCAAGAGTCACCATGTTTTTCAGCCCAGCTGGGCAGTCCTTTACCTCCAGCCAAGCGAGGAACCCAGAAATCAAAAGCATCCTCAGCAG ttCCTGCTAAAGAGAACAAAACTCCTCCTCCACGGCAAGTCCTCAGTTTGGCGTTCCAGCCTCTGAAGTCTGCTGCAGGGAACACACCCAGTAAGGTGACCAGAGAGAAGACTCCTCATGTGCCTACATGCTCcaatgcagcagctcagccagtgTCTGTGGAAACCTTCTCGGGACTGAGATTAAG AAATCCCCGGGTGTCTTCGGCTGAAATGGACAGGAAAATGGTTAACCGGAAGCTCATCCGTCTGTCTCAGCTGAAGAGCAAACTTGCTGCAGAAAATCTGGAGGAAATAGACTGGGTAACATTTGGAGTCATAGTGAAGAAGGTCACTCCTCAGAGTGCAAATAAC GGCAGAACCTTCAGTATCTGGCATCTGAATGACCTACGGGATCTCAGTCAATGTGTCTCGCTCTTCTTGTTTGGTGACGTCCACAAAGAGCACTGGAAGACAGACAAAGGCACAGTCATCGGGCTGCTCAATGCTAATCCTATGAAACCTAAAGAAGGCTCCAGTGAG CTGTGTTTGTCTGTTGACCATCCCCAGAAGATCCTTCTCATGGGTGAAGCTCTGGACATGGGCACCTGCAAAGCCAGGAAGAAGAATGGTGATCCTTGTGCGCAGATTGTGAACCTG AATGACTGTGAATATTGTCAGTATCACATACAATCCCAGTACAAGAAACTCAGCTCGAAGCGGGCAGACCTGCAGTCCACCTTCTCTGGTGGCCGCATTCCCAAAAAAGTTGGTCGGAAAAATCCCAGTTTGAAGGAGAAGCTGTGTCAGGATGGGTTTTACTATGGAGGTGTCTCTTCAGCAGCATATGCAGCCTCAAT tgcagcagctgtggtgccGAAAAGGAAGATTCAAACCACTCTCGCCAACCTGGTCGTGAGAGGTGTTGATGCAATTGTCCAGGAAACCAGGCAGAAAATTG GTGCAGCAAACAGACCCATGCAATGTTCTGAGGAGTTCAAGGAACTGCTGGCACAGCCAACTTTTGGAGCACGAAACCTCTGCAAACACTGGACCAGAGCAG gtgctgaaaagaagcaaggggccagttttcagtccatctctgcttcagcactgctcaagcaacagaaacagaaattgctGGAGGCCAGAAAAAAACGATCTGAAGAGATTCAGAGGCG GTTTCTCCAGAACACAAATaaagccagcagccctgctgtcctgtcCTCCTCTGGAGAGTCCTCACTCTGTTCCCCAATACCTGGAGCAGAGTTTCCCAAAGCTGGAAAAATGTCAACTCCTCAAAGGCCCAGGCTAGGCACAGGATTCTCAGAAGGAGAAGATATCCTCTTCTTTGACAGGTCTCCACCTCCAACACCAAAGCTAGACAGCTTGGCAGAAGCCAAAAAG CTGGCTGCGGTACAACGACTACGAGCAAAAGGCCAGATTCTTGCTAAAACTGATCCAAACAGTGTCAAGAGGAAACGAGCTGATGTTGATGATGTCCTAGAAATTGTTGAAAGAGTTGAGAAAAATGTTGCTCAGCCACAAG ATATGGATGAACTGGAGCCTGCCCAAAAGAAACTGCGTGAGCAGCTGGCCTATCTGGAGTCAGAAGAGttcaaaaaaatcctgaatGCCAAGTCCAAGCACACAGATGTCCTGAAAGAG GCTGAGGCTGAACTGCAGGAACAATACTTCCAGCCACTggtgaaaaaggaagaactggAAGAGAAGATGAGGAACATTAAAGCAGTGAAATGTCGAGTTGTGACATGTAAAGTG TGTAATTACACCTATTTCAAGCCTCTGGAGACATGTGTGCAGGATAACCATGACTACCACTGGCATGATGCCATCAAGCGATTTTTCAAGTGTCCTTGTGGAAACAGAGCTATTTCCCTTGACAAGCTCCCGAAAAAGCCCTGCTTTAG CTGTGGCCTCTTCAAATGGGAGAGAGACGGGATGCTAAAG GAGAAAAAAGGTCCGAAGATTGGTGGAGAAACACTTTTGCCAAGAGGGGAAGAACAACCAAAATTTCTCAATAGTCTTAAGTGA